A window of Drosophila santomea strain STO CAGO 1482 chromosome X, Prin_Dsan_1.1, whole genome shotgun sequence genomic DNA:
atttcattgttttatgcaccaggcaatcataattagcagtaggtggctacttaaatcgaaatgatcgttggccacttcctgacatttctgtttgcctggtatctgaaattcgaaatatctccatttttccacaaaaactcggcttaaaagtccggtttttgggacatttcattgttttatgcaccaggcaatcataattagcagtaggtggctacttaaatcgaaatgttcgttggccacttcctgacatttctgtttgcctggtatctgaaatcgagaatctctcaattttaccaccaaaactcggcttaaaagtccggtttttgggacattttattgttttatgcaccaggcaatcataattagcagtaggtggctacttaaatcgaaatgatcgttggccacttactgacatttctgtttgcctggtatctgaaatcgagaatctctcaattttaccaccaaaactcggcttaaaagtccggtttttgggacattttattgttttatgcaccaggcagtcataattagcagtaggtggctacttaaatcgaaatgttcgttggccacttcctgacatttctgtttgcctggtatctgaaatcgagaatctctcaattttaccacaaaaactcggcttaaaagtccggtttttgggacatttcattgttttatgcaccaggcaatcataattagcagtaggtggctacttaaatcgaaatgttcgttggccacttcctgacatttctgtttgcctggtatctgaaattcgaaatatctccatttttcggcttcaaagtccggtttttgggacattttattgttttatgcaccaggcaatcataattagcagtaggtggctacttaaatcgaaatgttcgttggccacttcctgacatttctgtttgcctggtatctgaaattcgaaatatctccatttttcggcttcaaagtccggtttttgggacattttattgttttatgcaccaggcaatcataattagcagtaggtggctacttaaatcgaaatgttcgttggccacttcctgacatttctgtttgcctggtatctgaaattcgaaatatctccatttttcggcttaaaagtccggtttttgggacattttattgttttatgcaccaggcaatcataattagcagtaggtggctacttaaatcgaaatgatcgttggccacttcctgacatttgtttgcctggtatctgaaatcgagaatctctcaattttaccaccaaaactcggcttaaaagtccggtttttgggacattttattgttttatgcaccaggcaatcataattagcagtaggtggctacttaaatcgaaatgatcgttggccacttactgacatttctgtttgcctggtatctgaaatcgagaatctctcaattttaccacaaaaactcggcttaaaagtccggtttttgggacattttattgttttatgcaccaggcagtcataattagcagtaggtggctacttaaatcgaaatgatcgttggccacttactgacatttctgtttgcctggtatctgaaatcgagaatctctcaattttaccacaaaaactcggcttaaaagtccggtttttgggacattttattgttttatgcaccaggcaatcataattagcagtaggtggctacttaaatcgaaattatcgttggccacttactgacatttctgtttgcctggtatctgaaatcgagaatctctcaattttaccaccaaaactcggcttaaaagtctGGATCGggaaatatccgattttttacaaacatttttttttcgattttttaataaaaaatgatctattttttttcgatagcaataGAAGTATTTGTCCAAtagtggaatgccatacctcgttgaattcgtaacaaaattccctatcgatccatgtacatacattgaaatgctaatttattgccatttttcgcaaattttgatgatggtaccccttatcaaaaatgcaaaaatttgtcaatttttttattttcgaaaatcgaaaaagtagggatagacatagatagctatgtttattagcagcacaaaacagtctttattttagctgtacggttatttttgaccaagttatggggaaaacgccgattaaaaatatccgatttaattacaaaattatttttttcgtttttttgataaaaaataatccgatttttttcGGCGAAAACCCAAGTTAATTTTTTCTCTGTACATCGACGCCCTACTTTGTCTTATAGTTCAGCAATTCCTTTAAGTACTCGGGCGTTCTGTGCCACTGAGCACTTGGGGGGCTGAGGGAGCGGGGCCAGGTGTCAGGACCTCTACAGGAGCTGATGACACAGTCGTCCTGGGACCTCCTTCCGGGCATCCGACTATCCCCGATAACGGCGGCAATTTCTCGCAACGCATTGCTCAAACTGCATTACATTTTATAGATGGCTTTTCCCTGATTTCCCTTATCTGGCCTGCCTTTTTCCAAATTGGATAATTCATAAATGGCAGTAGCTTAATTTTTTTCCGATCGAAATTTCCGCTTCTGATTTCCTCGAGCGGATAATCTTGTGGCGATTTGATTACATAAGTTGTAGGTAATAAAGATTGAGATAAAATTATCACATTCAGGATTGAAAAAATGCATGATTTTCGATATGACGGCTACTTATTCGTTTAAAGAGTTCCCCTTGGCAGGAGTTTAATTTATTGGTTCTGCGGGTTATAACCTTAATCAATGTGACACTAAAGCATCCAATTACAGGCCATAAATTTTGCCATACATTCGCTAGTCAGTCCTTAAAGAGCAGCGACCCATAAATAAGAAGCACAATCCGCGCCCAGCGCTAAAATTTATTTCCCATTTGGAAAACCTTTAACCCACCGTTGAGTTAACAACTCAACTTGAGTTGAGAAATGTTTGAAATATTTCGGCATCTAACGACGTTTTAAAGAGCCCAGAAGAATATGCAAATGGTTgagggtgtgggtgtgggtgaaGAAAGAACACCTCAAGCaggtgaaaaaaaataaaaaaaaaatcgcatGCCTATGCATCGTTTTATTCTGTTTTATGGTTCATAAACTTTCGCTCCTCGGTGAGTGctttttgcccttttttttatgGGGGCACATTGAATAAAAAACTGATTTGTTTTGCCGCCCCTACTTCAACGTTTGATGTTGCCGGCTGTTTTGGCTGATTTCAGCCATTTGTTGCCACCAAAATGTGGCACAGTTTTTTCGGGGGCTAACATATGGCACTCACTTCGCCATAATCaacatcatcattatcatcatcatcatgctGACGAGTTGTTAATGATGAGCATAATGACGACACGGAGCGCTTTGGGCCAACAAAGTTGTTAACATAAAATGGCTCGCTGCACACATGTACACCCACAATTTGCTCAGATTTCCCCAGTACTTACAGCCCtctatgtgtgtgcgtgtgtgcgtgtgtgcttaacaacttttacttttatagTCCTCATATGTCATTGCAGTGCGCATATCTGAAGGTCAGCTAAATATACGCAAATTCAAGCAGAATCACGCGGAAATAAGTTTATTGCATCTAATGTCTACTTTAATTAATGgccaatttttgtatttaacttttgaatttttctACATTTTATGCATTTGAAAATCAATTGCTAAGAATTGTATAGCAATTTCTGTCCATGCAGCAGTTTTCCAGCAAAAATTTGCAGTtgaaaaaaaaggcaaaataaaatgtgaaaattgtATTAGATTTTGCATTTGATGAAGGTAAGCGGAGGAAAGAAAACACCGAGTTATTGAGGGGTTGTTTTTGCTAGCGGTGTGAAACTCAGTCCCAAAAAACTTCGCACTGAGGCGGGCTGAGtaaactttttatattttcatgttttcatgtttttcCCTTTGGTTTTTTCCCAGTTTTCAGAACCTTGATGCCCGCTGCCCGCTGCGGGCGATGGatgattctgattctgattctgattttgattttgatttagcCCCATGTTACTTTTTTGGCATACGCCACCCAGTCGTATGGGCAATGTAAACAAGTTTCTCCCGCCACTCCCACTCGCATCCGGTTTCCGGATTTGCTGCGATGAAAAGCAGGCTTTTCCCCAGTCGCTTTCGTTCGACTGGCAGCCCAACTCGGATTCAGTTTATACCCAGCATTCGAATCGGACATACACTGAACATTTCGATTAAAAAACGATGCCAGTTTTGAAACTTTATACTTTCTACACCAAGTTCTTTCCATCCGCCAAAGTGCGTCGCAAGGAGTTGCGGCGCAGGTGGTACTTGTTGAAGTTCCGACGGAAGCTACAACTCCGTAGTGAGCTCAAAGCCAGGACTATCTGCAAATCCGTGCCGTCAATTGGTAACAGCGAACTGCTCTCGAAGCATGTGATCGGTAGCTTTCGACTGCAATTGCAGTGCGATTCGAACTCGAAACGGCTTGAGATCACGGCCACACTGGCGAATCCCGTAGTGCCGCCGGATACGGATCCCGCACCGGAGGATGAGCAGCTCTACGAACTGTACATCTGCAGTAGCCAGGGCCAATTGCTGGGCAAGGTTCCGTTCACGGAGAGCGACTACCGACGTGCAGCCCGCACGGCCATCGATTGCATGACCATCTAGAAacgtttttgccattttaaaaTCCCCTTTGTTGTGCATTCCCTTTGACatggaagaggaggaggaggaggaggaggtggaatATTTTTCATCCTGGGAACGGCCAAATGACAGCCAATACTTGCGATGGGCCACTATATGCTGAACGGACCTTCGAGTATCGATTACCTGTTACGACTCCATTTTCATAACTCCTGCTGCTTTGTGGCAAATGGTAAAAAGCTGCGAAGAGCTGTATAACGATATTTGGACctttataaatttaaagtaaattcattaaataatttgaagTCGCTTACACAGGCCTTAGAAGAGATGTATGCAACATCATTACTTtagtaaataaaattcatCAAAAGAAGAGAGTATTtcaacacaaataaataagctcTGGTTTTTCTGCCTTTTCTCTATAGTGTGATTTCATTACGAGAAAATCTCCAAAAAATCTACTGCTGCTGTAAAGAAAATGGCATTTGCACGGCTCTtcagcaaaataaatacagaATATACAAAATCAAGTTTATTGACAAGAAATTAGCAATCAGGGCAATACAAACTTTCACTTCTTCCATCAATCTTGCTTTGACAGTTGCTTGAGTAGAAGCTTTTTAATTTAgatatatacaatatttaattagtACTAATGTCGTATTGAAGATTTTGtcgataaatatttaacgaaCTGAAGCTTTAAACTCGTTGAACTCAGGCTGAAAAGGGAATACCTAAGCTCGTACACACAGCACGCtgcatttttgaaatatttaaatatggcTCTCATTCTTTTGCTTTCcacagaaagaaaagaaaaaaaatccaGAAGCTGTGGAAAATCaacaaattcaaaatgtaAAGTCATAAGATGAACCACCTTAACAATCCCTCGTAAGCGATAATTGCAATTGGGCGGGATCTGCGGTTCCTGGGCAGggtattaaaaaaaaggggcACCGAAGGATGCCAATAATTCCGGCCATATATCCACTTACCTtccacagacacacacacacacacatacgcacacccaaactcacacacacatatgcaaatGCGCGAGTGCTTGTGCACcctgcatacatacatataagaCGACAAGACCCCAAAGAACATGctatcaattttatttttatttattttacctCCCTCCAAAGCGCCCATTTTCCCTCGCATTTGTTTGCTCTTGGCTCAGGCTGAGCATATTTTGTAGCTCGTAAAAGTTTTTgatataaaatgtaaacaaaggcGAAATGCGAACACGGAAAACACACAGCCTCCAGACACTGCGGCGAAAATGTAGTACGCAACAGGAGATCAGAAGCTATTTTTGAATGTGCAATTAcattatgtttaaatattgcATAGAAATTGCATTACAGAATATCCAACGCGATTGatgaataaatataattagCTATCTGATTATGAATAGAATCGTTTAGTTCGTTTAATTCGTTATATTGAATTCAAGTATTATTGAATTTATGTagtttttcgctcagtgcTGGCAACTCAAAATTATGGCGCGTTTTGTAACCAGCAAAAGGCCAAAACGAGTTTCGTCTTTCGCctgcttgtttttgttgtggcttctttttttttcgccgcccccttttccgTTTCCCTTTGCCGCCATTTTTGAACCGCCATCGTGGGTGGGGGTacctgcgtgtgtgtgtgtgtgtgtgtgggagcgagagagagagagagagagggtgcCCAACGAGCCCTTTCAATGCTCGATGCTCACGCACTTGCacatattaattaaaaagttcaGGGTCAGGCCAAAAGAGACAGACATCAGCTGGCCGAACAAGGGCTAAAAAGCAACaagaaggagaaaaaaaaaaaaacacaacaagcGTTGGTCAAAAGGGGGAGGTTGAAATGGGTGGCAAAGGGGGCGTAACCCCTGACTTGGTTATTTTTAGTCAGTCCCGGCGATGTTGGTCGAAAATTTCTGTGTTGCTTTAGCATAATTTGTTTACTCTACTCTTGTGGTTCTTGCATGCCCCCGTTTCGATACCCTGTAATTTTCAGCCACAATGAGTTGCTCATATTGCTTTACATTTAAGGGGTATGACAGTGCTTTTCCCTTGAACTTTTACTTACTTATCTCATTCAAACTTTTGCCACGAACTTTTTCAGATATCTTAACAAATAGTTTTCCTTTGAGCAAAGAAGTTGTCATAAGCttgtttataatatttccTGTTTAAAAGGTAACTTTGCAGTCGAAACGGGCAAGTAACTATCGAAATGGCCCAGTACGCTAGTTGACTTGCCACTTTTCAGGAACATGCCCCTTCAGGACTTACCCCAAGCCACCGAAAACGTACAAAACGGCCAACGAAACTTGAAAACAAAAGCTgggggcacacacacacacacacatacaaggCATAAGGGGGGGAGAGGGGGTGAAAGGTCCTTGCGGGTCACGGAAGCTGTGCGTAactataattaatttcattttagaCTGGTTAGCAAATAAACGAGCAAACGATGCGGTTCCCTCGCTGGCTGCTTGCTCAGCTCCTCTCACCTTCGCACCTTCGCACCTTCTCACTCTCGATAGAAAGTACAACCAGCCACCCATTCAACCACCCATTCAACCACCCCTTCAACCACCCAAGAGCACAACCACCCATCGACTCGTTTTTGGCCAGTTGAGACACTATTTTTGGCATCGTCCTTGTTGCCATGTTGTTGGCTTTGCTCTTTGCCAGCACTTGACTGTCCAACATTTCGTTCGTCGACCACCTGCAAAGCCACCCAGAAAGCCACCCAAATTTCCCTacaaatttccaaaaaaaaaaaaatatatatataaagaacGAGCAAACCACCCACTTATAGTATAACTGTTGCTTATGTTGCAGGATTTCATTTCGAGTCGAGTTTCGGCTGTCGAGCGTTGAAGTCCTTTGAAGGAGCTGAAGAGCTCAACCCTTATCAAAAATTCAACGGCATGATTTTATATCCCCGAAATTATTGATTCATCTTTTGAATGCCGAATCGTGCCTGCGTTTTCGTTGGcagcacacaaacaaaaaaaatgttgatgCCACGGCCTAATCGCCTGGAACTCATTAACTTTCGTTcgttgcaaatattttgtttcattttgcTAGTCAGTGTTTACAAATGAATTTCTTCTCGCATAATTAGGAGGCCTAAGCAATGTGTATTTACAAAAGGTGCTCATTTAAACAGCGAAGATTTGATTCAACagaaaatctgataaacagcatttaattaacaattgtTTATGAACAAAAAAGCATGTTTAAATTACTTAAGGAATAcatttaaaagttatttaataGCTTCCAACCAACAGGTTAAACATAATTGGTGCTTTTTGGCTATTTGATTGCAAACTATATATAACAATAGTTCGATAAATTGTTGCTAAAATATGGAGAGAAAAAGAGCGGGCGGCCAGCCTGATCCGgcttgaataaataaaaatgccaacgCCACAGTTGGTTGGCCCGTAAGTCATCCCGAGATGATTCCATCAAATATGCATggcccatcatcatcatcattggaTCCCAGGCAGGGCCGAGCTGTCCATTTGAATTATGCATGCATAGACAGCAGCAGCGGGCGGGAAAAACTGGCCGGGGGGAAGGGAGTGGGATGGAAAGGTAGGGAAAACCGTGGGGGGTGTTTCGGGATGAAAGGGGTTTGTCAGCGGCAGGAAAGCGCAGCATGGCGCCTGCCAAGGAAATTAGATTTCCCACCAGCAATGCTGCTGTTGTGTGCGCTGTGTgcagtgtgtatgtgtgtgtgtctgtgtgtgcgccAGTATCTGTGTTAGCCAGTTGGACTAAACGGCTTAAGTGTTTTTGCCAGCGCCTTTTCACCCGATTTGCATAATGCTCGCCGCGGCCGcctgaaaagtatgctacaacTTTTTATCAACTTTGTCAGCGGAAATTATGCTCAACACtagcacacccacacacacattcgtGCACAGGTCAGTTGCGGTTCAATATCGCaaaatgatatatgtatgtatgtgcgaGTGGCCCCTATAAAACTcactttaattatttatttattcaaatggCTGGCCTGGCTTCTAAGCCGAAAAGCCTTTTACAAAGGCAGTTTGAGTGGTGGAAAACCCGGCGGAAAAGGGGCAGAAATGCAGAGAGGAAGCAGCGCAGGGAAGGGAGGAAAAGAGGGGCGAAAGAGCGGAAAAAggcaatggcaaaggcaaaggcggTGGAAAAGCATTTTTCCAACTTTCTCCCAGCGCTTCCTGCAAGAAATTGAAAGTGGCACGCGCAAATTACTTAATCCTACTTTTCAagtacttatatatatatacatacatttgcACAGTGAACTCTTGATAGTGGGACACAAACAATGGATATGCACTTTTGGACTTCACTtcaatataatataatataatattttttatgaaataatAATTCGCAAATTCACTTGATTAAGGCAGTAATTAAAGACAGCCACCTTTTCCCCAAGatttaaatgctaaattgtgtgctaaataaataaaattccgGAGAtgaattgaaattatttaaatatccAAAGTTCGTATATGTATTAGAACAAAGAAATTGTTACATCTCAGAGTGTTTACTGTACACAAACCTATGTACACAGGCTAGGGCGGTAAATGCCTACACGTACTTTCATGTCCTTTGATCTAATTTACCAAGCATTTTCAGGTATTCTAACTTTGAATGCCAAAAACGAAACCCAagtgacaacaacaacttcgacccaaaagaaaaaaaaaaattgccaagTATAAAAAGCTAAATCTTAAACGATGGCGAAcacgaaaatgaaaacgaaaaatgaaaatgttaaaatgaaaatgttaaatgaaaATGCCTGCAGAAGCCGTCAAGCTAGAGCCTTcccacttttcacttttcacgtGTCCCCAGCGAGTCCTGGCAGTTAATCAATGAATAGCCGCACCGCCGTACTGTCCACATCCTAGGagcacaccacaccacaccacacccTCCCGTCCCCGTTTGAGTCTCAGGATGCCGGACAGGGGACAGGACCACCAGGAATCCCTCGCAATTACATCAAAAGGAAAACTGCTGGCAAAGAGCCCAAGTAATATTTCAAGGGGGCTGGACCGACAGAAGCTCTAAAATTAACTAAATAGCCGACGCAAGGCGCTCGTCCATGGAACCATCCGAAAATCCATCCCATCCTATCCTATTCTGTCCCATTCTGTCCCATTCCAGGACACGAAAAGTCACTTAGAAGACTGAGGagaatcaaaaagaaaaacgacCAATGTCCGCCAGGTGTCCAAAGTACTCGcccttttttttctatatttttacttttattttcattcctacgaattgcattttattgccaCGACAACAGTTCACAAAAAAATAGGAGTAGGAGCAAGAAGAACTGAATAGAACCGCAGACCATggcaaatgtaaaatgttCACCGTTTAGCTAAATTGTTTCATTGAGCGCTGGAACAAAGTGGAAATGGTGGAAGAAAGTGGAAGAAAGTGGAAGAAAGTGGGCGAAAGTGGACGAAATTCTTAGGGGGGGGAGATAAATGAGTTCCCAAATATAATGCAGATTAATGGAGTCAGGGGACTTGGCTCATCAAATCCCGCAGTAGTTgccctgttttttttttccaccaGGAAGCAACAAATAGCAGCTGGCAGCAAACTAAGACCGCataaattgttcaaatttatttaacattaataACATAGCCTTgcatgtatttatatttaaataaaatccaacAATTTCTAAATTGtctaaacaaatatatttcttaactataaaaaaaagtggaaaaagttGTAATATGAAACCTTGACATAACTTTTAATTAGCCCGCAGTGTTGAGTAACTTTTTAAGGAGTTTTTCACCTGCGAAAGTTTATTCGGTTTTGCGGAAAATTGCATTCGGTTTAGAGTGCTGTGGTTGTCtgggtgtgtgtggttgtctgcgtgtgtgtgtgggtgtgcgtgtgtgtgtgtatctgcaGCGAAAGTACAAAAGTGGCTGGCAGCTGAATTGTTGtttcttactttttttgttgcccCAGTGTTGAGCAACTGGGCTGATTGGAAACGCAGCGGAGGTGAAACAAATGCAGCCTCAGCCTTCcaatttcccacttttccgcaTTACCTTCGACCCCGCCCTCCCCCTTACCCCACCTTCCCGATAGAGATCCGCAATTCGCACGCCGGAATCCCCATTTGCAGCTTCAGCATCATCTCCATCTGCGTCCGTGTCCAGGTACAACTGCTCCGGCTTAGCCGCAAGCCGGACCGAAGGACACACACAGGGAAAAGTGCGGGAAAAGTGCGGGAAAAGTgaggaaaagtgg
This region includes:
- the LOC120457193 gene encoding uncharacterized protein LOC120457193; translated protein: MPVLKLYTFYTKFFPSAKVRRKELRRRWYLLKFRRKLQLRSELKARTICKSVPSIGNSELLSKHVIGSFRLQLQCDSNSKRLEITATLANPVVPPDTDPAPEDEQLYELYICSSQGQLLGKVPFTESDYRRAARTAIDCMTI